In Phaseolus vulgaris cultivar G19833 chromosome 7, P. vulgaris v2.0, whole genome shotgun sequence, the genomic stretch CTTTTTTCTTCTGCcctataaaattataattttgaagaGACGTAATGCTTTTAGTACTTTCATTTAGTCCGACAAAAATCCACCACATTTTCATCTTTCAAAGACGAATTTTGATTGTTTTATCTTCCAAGGCTAATGTCTCCGTTCTAAGATCTTTAGAAATCAAATAATATTTCCatgtccattttttttttcagcttCACTTGTCCAAATAAACTGAACTCACTTGAAGTTCTGTTATTAAGCTGTGTTGCTTCTCtaaactaaaattatatattaaaaaactaaaataaagagaaactaatataaaattgattaaCAAATTAGTTTATGAACTTATTTAGTTGGAAACTAAAAGTGTTTTTTAGAGCTTTGTTTATCCAGATAGCTAACTGAGACTGTTTCTTTCTGATAGAGAAACTCTAGTAAATAATCCTAACTTAAGTCTAATAAAAACAAAGTAATTTTGGaactaaatattataatttcaaatttgaagagatagaaaataaagaaacattttttacagatattaaaacaaaaaaatcataatttataagaattaaaaaaaatatttaaaattttacaggATGTAAAGAATGAAAGAATTAGGACAATTGCTTCCTGGACCCGTTTATTTGAACTTGTTGCACCcacaattttcaaaataactattttatactttttaaagtATTTATGGATTATGTGTTCTGTAAACTTTTTTCTAATACTTTTTTcgaaatttatgaaatatattcTAATAAAATCACTTTTACAAAATAAACTTTCTAATCCTAGAATGagatattttttccttttcttctaaCTAAGCAGGCGATAGTGACAGTGATGTGGAGTGAGGGAGAGACAGAGAGAATCATTTAATCATTTCACCTAATTATTGGGTTCTGTAGATTTGTTAACAccataaacaataaaaaacatataCTTAACActgattataataatataataatacttttaaattaaaaataaaatattaatttattatattgtgACTTTCAACAACCTAATTATTGCAACAACCAAGATGAAACAGTTGCTTATTTTACATCAATTGATTCTTCTTTATCCTAAAAGCAGCGAGCAAAAGTTTTTCCATGCGTAACTTGAGAAAGATGTAGGTGAACTCACGGATCTTTGACGCAGAATTCGGAGCTGGCTTTGATTTGCTGAATGAGGAACTCACGGGTCATGTTGGAGATATGTTCATACGCAAGACGCGTGGCACCGGACACTACGGCAGCGTTATCGAAGTCGCTTAGTTGCTGGCACTGCGTCCGACGGAACAGGACCGAAGCCACCAGCGCCACCGCCACAAGGTGCAGGAAACGCAGAACATTCGGAACCATTTCGATCGTGACGAAAGTGgaagaaaggaaggaagaaGGTGAAATTGAAATGAAGAGTGAATGCGAAGataagaagaagagaagaagaagaagaaggagtcaACGGAAGACATGGTTGGAAAACGAGAGGAACCACGTCAGGAGCAGGTCCACTTGGAGATGGTGAAGCCTACGGTAAGACAAATGTCGTTTTAAGGACGAAGACACCCTCGTAATTATTTACTATTTCAAGATAATAAATTTCATTCTTCTcgtctaatttttttatttatttgcttaattaagttttaaacatcttataaatttaacttgcttttattatttacatttaaaatatgtttttatttgttaGTAGGGATCAGTGAAGCTCAAACACACAGACTGTCAACtaatatatattatgggtgatccGATAGCGGCCCAATAgtgggtggcacgataggcccaacataTATTCGCTATGatagaagtggactttaagcctaactcaaccccataaagctggctcataaggttgaggtttgcacccacttatatacaatgaaagactttaatctctagtcgatttGGGATCTCTAacacttgtgcacataaatctttatggtcaatttatataatttataattatatgataTATAGATATGTGTCCCTGTATCCTACACTTTAGAGATTTTgtgtatcctacattttagaaattttgtgtATCTCCGCCTCCGTGTCTTATCCGCATTAGTGTTTATGCTAAGATAGGTAGAGATATGTTTTTGTAAATtatgtattataaattaaaatattattaaaaattaaataaaaattgtctGCATCAATGTTAGAAATCTGGTTGTTTTTGGTGCTGCAATTGGTTGTTAGGACGTGGACATTTGCTTGGGGAAAGGTCCTAATATTGACCAGCAGCTCAACCAAACACTGTTTTATATAAACTTCTTCATTCATTTTCTATTAGAGTAGAGattcataataatttatatattctttaatttttaaaaatatttttctaaaaaaaaattgtgatgaaattttaaattttaaaactctTAAATCTCAACTTATTATCCTTTGAAATTCATGAACTATTAAGAAGTGAATGGAAGTAgtagaaaatgaaagaaatgaagaaaaaaaaatagtaaaaaatgaTGTTATTTGgattaagaaaaataaggtaGAAATAAGTGAAAAGATGTAAAAGATTTTATGGATGtagtataataaatattttataattttatatattaatatatttaaaataaaattttaatattttttatttgaatatacttattttattatacaaaacgaaaatattaaaatataatcgattatctttaaaaagtaaaattttcacaaatctTTTCATTGTTAGAAAGAAGTTTAGTTCaccaaattttattattttatgtgattttttatttttctgttcttACCCTTTCTTTCAGTTCATCACAAAAAAGCAAACAAATTGGATAGAAATTAATGACAttgaaaaaaaaggttttaatgcATTAATGGCAGAAATTtacaaaatacaattttgttttaaatgatttttcaaactttgtttttttgtttttgtaatgGTGTTATTCTTGTCCTGAGTTATTGGTATTGAAGATTCGTTGTCATTGAATGAGTTTGTGGAAGAGTTTTTCTCTTATCTTTCAATTTATGCTTTCATAATTAATATACCTAAATTTATCTTCTCATCTTCATCATAAAATTTACCTGATATGAGtaataattctaaatatttttatttttatgtgcaaaagttcttcttaaaataaaactttgaggcttttttttatacttaaaataagattttgaggtttttttatacttaaaatAAGACTTTGAGGTTTTTCTTTATATGTAGGATGTTAATTTTCTTGAATGTCCCTATCAACTTCACTATAAtagtttaacattttttaaagacTTTTCAAATACTTTAGTATTATTTCAAAAGATTTTGATCATATTTTTTTCCTATGTagaatgttaatttttttgaatgtgACTCCTAGTCAATTTTATTATAGTAGTTTGACTTTTTTTAAAGACCTTTCAAACACTCTTTTATTACTTTCAAATAACTTCTATTATTTGTGTGATAATAATTTAACTTTTTCTAAAGATCTTTTGCAAGTAACTTCAATCATTATTAACTTTATGTATTTtctattcataattttatattatcaaaattaaagacattttaaaatatattatatatattttttctcttaatcCTTTAACACGTTGTTAAagataaaatcaataaaatttatagttaaaaaatGCACATTCATTTTAATGTGATAATTGACTATTATAATGTTATTTCAATGTAATTGAAGTTatatatgaaaatgaaaaacaaattaaCGTAAATTTCAtgtgaaaatagaaaaatattttaaaagacaaATTGTTATTGTCTTAGTCctcaaataaatatttgttcGAGTATATTTATAAATCTCAcgtcttttaaaaattaaaatcaataataatttatatacacatttctattttatataaaaaaaacttgaaacttaaaaataaaataccttcaatacaataattaatcataataatattatgttaacAAATATCACTTTACTTTTATAATTGCAACTATCGTTATATacactgttttttaattttattttagtaatcataaaacaaaaatagaattaCATAATCTACAATAACatacaataaaaattattaaaaatcatGCTTCCACAAATTGTTGTTATTTTACTATTATGTAATATAGAAGAAAGAGATTAAgtcagataaaaataaaaaggttaGTTGAGTgacattttacaaaatttaaaaaaatgtactattttattttagaaacacatattataattaatataaatactaaGATACACAGTAAGAACGTATAAGAagaattttattattcaatatatatatatatataaattatatttttatttaaactttaaaataacTGAGTTATGCgatgtaaaagaaaataaagtgaaatttaaaataaaaaaaatataaaattagaatTTGTGTAATAATCTAAGAAGCTTCTTCTTCCTCACGAAAATGGGAAGAGTCTGTAATCTCCCTGCACTCAACTCAGCAATGGCAATGGCAATGGCAACACACTGAACACTGTCTTCaacctttttcctttttcttcgcCGTTCCTCAATTAACGTATTAATGGCATTCCACAGAGCTCCAAAGCCAAAACCTAAATCCGCCAGATCCCCAATTCTGCTTCTCGTGGCGGCAGTCACAGCAATCGcgctcctcttcctcttctcctctCTGCTTTCCACCACCTCCACAAAACCCAGCCTCCTTCAGCGACGCCAACTGCACTTCGAAAAGTACCTTTATTGGGGCAACCGCATCGACTGCCCGGGAAAACACTGCGGATCATGTGAAGGTTTGGGTCACCAAGAATCCAGCCTCCGCTGCGCCCTCGAAGAAGCCATTTTTCTCGGCAGGTACTTTTCATCCCTCATTTTcccatttaaatattttatattgcaATCCATTTAAATCACTTACAGTTAGTTAGTTTGTTACTTTAAATTTGGGTTAAACACCGTTTGTCGATTTGAATTTGGATCCTCGAAGTGTAAAACACTTTCACATTGATCCCTGAACTATATGAGATGAGTTATTGGACAAATgttaatcttattattatttaagtcaTGTTTTGTTAGATAATCTCCGTTAGTAGttagttatattattttaaggAATTCAAACAAGGTGTTATTTTGATGGGTCTGCAACTAAGTAGCTACATTGAAGGTGGGTTTATGTTAATACTATTAGAGCAGTAGCTGTATTTAATAGGAAGAGGGATTGAGAGGGATGTCATCTTGTTCACTGTGAAAGACTTCAGGCCTTTGGGTAATGGGAGGTGCCAGACGCTCAAAGTTGTGCAGGTTAAACACTGTAATTGTGGATGGGAGAAATCCCATATTCTTTTTAATAAGATACCAAATTTCTATCACTCTTtcaaggatttttttttttttaatttcttattttcaagGCCTAAGGTGACAATGCGATGCATTTTCAAGGACTTGAACGGCGTTTTACCCTTAAAATTTAGGTATTTTCAGGATAAACTGCTCTGTAAGCACTTATACACCAAAAGGGTTAAAATTAATTGAGCTTATctcttaaattaaaaacaatgtGAGAGAACTCCTgtaacagtttttttttattgaaagtgAGAGTGCTAATCACTAGGTAAGAAACGAGAGAAACTCAATTTATTTacctttttaatttattcaaacaaGACCGTTGTTATGAGTTTGTTCCTTCTGAACAATAGTATATAAGCCAAGTTGATGGTATTGTCTTTTCagttttcaatttaatttcattatactTATTTCTTTGTTCTCTCTTCTTGGATTTCTACCATGTGTCTGTCATAACATTTCCTGAAACAAATATAGTGGATGCAGTAATTCGTTAagaatgtatttatttaaggaGTGTAATGTAACTATGTGATTTCAATGAATTTTAGCCAAGAAGAAAGTGTGTATTGCTATGGACAGTAATATGAAGCCTTAATTGTAATTAATACAACTGGAAGGACTGAATTGCAAAAATTGAGTTAATTTGTTATGTGGTGGTTGCAGAACTTTTGTGATGCCATCGATGATGTGTATCAATCCCATACATAACAAGAAAGGCATTCTTCACCATTCCACTAATGCTAGCTCTGAAGAACTGTGAGTTGCAGCTTTATTGCTATTATACGCGTCTGTTATACCTTTCCATTGCAATGTTTTTGTCTGAATTAACtggtcttattttttttttcttttaatgtgCTAGGTGGGATGGAAGTTCTTGTGCCATGGACTCTTTATATGACACAGAACTTATGTCAGGTACTGTTCCTGTGATTTTTGACAATTCAAAAGAGTGGTATAGGGTTCTATCGACAACCATGAAGTTGGGAACCAGAGGTGTTGAACATGTGGAAGGAGTTAGCCGTTTCAAACTTAAAGAAAATAGGCGCTACTCTGATTTGTTGCTCATAAACAGAACTGCAAGTCCTCTTTCTTGGTAGGTTCTAAAAGGAGAATTATGGCTGATTTATTTTAGGGTAAATTATGCTTTCAATCCTTATAAAATAAGGAAATTAATAAAATCATCCTAAAAAAAATTCGTATTAGTTTAGTCCCTATAGAATATAATCATAGTTTTGTGGTCCTCGTCAATGGTGGTGGACGGAAACATAACATGGCTAATGAACTCCCCTCTTGCCACCGCCATCCTTTGCAACTTCGACCCCCTGGCGCCACCTGCTGTTTCTTGACCTCTGGTTAAAATCCGACTATTTAACATCATTGTTGGTGTCAAAGACACTGGTGTCTGGCCGGAGTGGCACAACTTCTCTGATTTGAAACCTGGCCCCATCCCCACTGCTGGAAAGCTATGTGCGAATTCGGTGCCAGATTCTCTCCATACCGTATTACCTCGAGCCAATCACAATTGGATCCTATGTAATGGTTTCCATAGGAATGTTCACATCTTCTGCCTGCAACAATGAACCAAGCGAAATGTTAGTGATAAACCTCACTTCGTGGTTAACAAACAATGGGAGCATGCACCATTGAGTGTGACTTCAAGGCGTAGGTGATAGAGGAAGTAACTCAAGAGTCGTGAAAGGGTTGGTGGTGAAGAAAGCGGGTGGCATGGGAATGATTCTAGAGAATATAATCTCCAATGGTGAAATTCTGTTTGCCATGTTACGTTTCTGTCCACTGCTGTTAATGATGAGGTCCAGAAAAATATGTTTACATTTCATAGGGACTAaactaatacaattttttttgagAATGTTTTTATTAGTTTCCCCATTTGACAGGGACTGCAAGCATAATTTAccctttattttattatattgcaAAATAAGGTTGGTTTGTGTAACGGTAAGTTGGATGTGTTTCAATAATGAATCTTATTTTGGTTTTTAGTCCATTTATGCAAGAAACAATAATGATTTCCTTTTAGCTGGGAGTAAAATACTCCTTTTCTGTATTCAGTTTGTTATGCCTGTTAAGCTGCAAGtatgattatgattatgatGGTCCTTATTTGCACGTTTTCTGTAACTGTGACCTTTATGAAATTTCTCATTCCCACTAAAGTGTCCTCACCTTCAGTTCACATTGAAATGTTAAATGTCTATTTGGTGGTTAGTGTATGTTTACTTGTTAAAGGAATTCAATTTAAACTTGTAGGAGTGCAGAACTTAATATATAATAGAAAGACATTTGTTGGTAGGAAGTTGAGAACTTCTGAGCTATTAAAACTGGTGTACATCACAAAGTCTAACTTGTGAGTTTAAAATGTGCCCAATGTTGTTGACTTTGAAGTTTTAATTGTATCACGTCACAACCAAGTTGATTTATGTTTCTTGCCTTGCAATAACTGCTATAATGACGCTACTATGTAGTTTTTTTGCTTATAAAATTGATAGTTATATACCTtggaaagatattttttttaaaattttgtccaTTTCTTGAGGTGCTAATGACTTTCCAGGTTTATGGAGTGCAAGGATCGAAACAATCGCAGTTCCATACTGTTGCCATATTCATTTCTACCCTCAATGGCTGCAGGGAAACTTAGAGAAGCAGCAGAAAAGGTCCATCTCATACGTTGTCTTTTAAAGTCCTTAATATTTTCATCAAAGGTTTTAATACTTTGTTTGGAGATACAACTGCTATATTTTTTGGTCTTCTATCTTGGATTGGGATATTTTGTATCAATCAAAGCTTAAATGAGTTATTTCAAGGGGAAATGCTGGGCTAGGCTCTCATGCCTCTTTGTTTAGTAGATTAAATGAAGGTTTTAGACTTGCCCTCTAAAGGATTTCTTGAGCCTAGCCTTGAACATGTATCATTTTTTTGAGCTAGCTTGTTGCATGTCAGCAACAAGTGGACATAACTACATAGAAACTAACTTTTCTGGTTATATCTGTAACTTTTAAATGATGTATAACTAATGTGATTAGTTACAAGCATAGAGCTTCTGCTggttgctttgattgtttcaaCAAATTACTTAATTAATCATAGAAATTTTCATTTGGAAGCACAGTATGGTTAACATactattttcttgttttttgttTGTATGTTCATTTTATACATATATGTTAAGTGAGGAGAAACTATTTTACAAGGAGATATTGTAATTATtacaagtgtgatactctaggATATTGTAATTTTCATTGTAATCATTGCTTGGACTATCCTATAAATTACAAAACTTGTAATGCATGGTTGATTGTTAAATCTGTGGCATTGCAATAAAACAGTATCTCTTTGTtacacattttaattttttattagactTGTTCACAGATCAAAGCATTACTTGGTGATTATGATGCCATCCATGTTCGTCGTGGGGATAAAATAAAGACCAGGAAAGATAGATTTGGAGTAGCGAGGAGCCTGCATCCTCACCTTGATAGAGACACCCGGCCTGAGTTTATTATTTGTAGGATAGCGAAGTGGGTCCCACCTGGAAGAACCTTGTTCATTGCTTCAAATGAAAGGACTCCAGAGTTTTTTTCATCACTTTCTGCCAGGTAACCGTTCTCATGATCACACTTTGGGGTAAACGGGGAGGGGATTCCTATGCAATAATTTTCTTTGCAAGAAATCGTACATGATAGATTAacagtaattaaaatatttatggttAACGCTATATGAAGCTGACCCTGGTTATTCAATAGTCATGGAAACAATTACTTAAGTTTGTCATTTATTTTCTGCAGGAAAGTTgtgttgtttttaaattaatgtccagattgatttaaaagaaattgCAATAATGATCTAATACAACTCCATACTCTTCATGACTCAATTGCAGGTATAGATTGGCATATTCATCAAACTATAGCCATATATTGGACCCGTTAATTGAGAACAATTATCAATTATTCATGATCGAGAGGCTTATAATGATGGGTGCCAAAACGTTTATTAGGACGTTCAAGGAGGATGAGACAGATCTTAGCCTCACTGATGACCCGAAAAAGAACACTAAACTTTGGCAGATACCTGTTTATAATGCGGATCAAACATGTTGACGACTAGAGCTGACTATGCAATCCACCACaggaaattaaaaattacatgCATCCCCAAAATCTTTAGGAAGAAATGATAGGTGTGTGATTTGTTTTTGTTGTAAATTATGATGTTAGCTGCGTTAAAAATTCCattaattaattcattgaaTGTATGTACTTGTCTCATAGTAAAGTTGAAGTCATCATcactatatttttgttttaattaacattttaatccttaataataatacaattttGTTGAGTTACTAAGAAATATTTTGCACTGTTATAAAAAATTTGCTTATTTGAGTGTGAAACCTTGTAAAAcctttattgttgtatattTGGGAGAGACTGTGTTCCAGCACATCTTGAGGGCTTGGGTCTAGCACATTTTTAGACTCGTCTGGTCTTTGTGTCTTGTGTTTGATGCTTCTTGAGACTTGCCATATCTTCATGTCTTGCGTCTAGTGCTTTAAACGTATGTTGACTGACAATACTTTAAGCTTTCGTACACGCCTTGCTATGTATCATACTGCGTTTTGAGCAATTGTTTGAGACATATGTATGATCAAACAAGTCTTGAGAGTAAATCTTATGTTTCACACAAACAAAGGAAACATGCATTTCACTTTTCTATCTAGACCTTTGtaataaattgattttgaaaaaggGTCAAAGCTATTGAAGGAAACTTTTGCTGCAGCAATTTGACGTTATTCATTTCATTAGAGCTTGAAACACATTTGTCTTCTTAGAGCTCATACATGTATACTAGTCGTCTGATAAACATATCTAAGCAACAAGGTATCAAAACGAAGGAATCTCAAAGCATACATATAATATTAGAGCAAGCATATTGATAGCTTGTGTAGATGTTTACGTATAAAAACATAGCATGGAAAGGTGGTAAAGAGATAAGAGACTCCCCATGAGTCTAAAGAAAACTATATGAGCTAACACTATTGTACACAAGTGTAATATCTTTTTTACAAAACTGTAAATTATTCTCCCCCTTTAGCATAAACAAAAGGTAGGAGGTGCCTTAAAGCATCACTGTTATAGAAGGTTGAGTGGTGAGGTTGGTGTTTGGTTGGAAGGTGATAATGGGGTCTTTGTTTGGTTAAGAGTGAGAGTTTTAAAGGATGAAGAAGGTTCTGTTTTTGGTGGTGGTACGAGTATTTCAAGTTGGAATCGACTTACAGGTAGATATAGAAAGGAACACAATCTCTTATAAGATTGTTCTTgacaaaagcaagaaaaaatGCCATCGTGACATAAAAATACTCAATTATATGAAAAACTTGTGTGTGCTATTCTCCACCTAAACATATCTGCATAAAGATTTGTCTTAAGGACCCATTGTACATTTGACGTGGAGTAGTAATAACAAATTATGgatattcattatttttcacCATTTTGTTAATACTTGTATAAAATAAAGGTAATGCAAGGTAAAAGTTTACGGAATAACCGATTTTCTTCCTTAATATAACgataaacagaaaacaaagaaaagaaatcTGTCTGAAATTACACAGTAGTGGAAGATTTTATTCCTAATACACTGAATCAATCATAACATTCAAATGATATATAGATTTGAACGTGATTGTTGATAGATGGCACTAATTTCAAGGGCACTTAGGCTTATTCCCGTGAGTCTTGAGGCGTGCATAACAAGGACAGAGGTCCTTATGGCCATAGGTACCAGGGGGCACACAGTGGCATCTGTGGCAACATGACTTGCATGCTCGTTTGCATCTCTTCCTTTTCAATGCTTTGCTGCATCTTCGAGAACATTCATACTTGCAATCTATTCACAACCCACCACAACAAAAATGctttaatatataattcattACATCAATTTTTCATCTTCGACATATCAGTTCTTCTAATGCAATATCAGATTGAAGATAAAATATGGGAAAATGCAAACAATTTGTCGCACAAGATGAGAAACTGAGTTGTGTTTGGAATACATAAGTTTTCTGCATTCctccaaagaaaaataaaatgaaagcaTTCTATCTATCCTTGAAGATGTATTACTTACTGATTTTGTGCTGCTGGATATCTTTGTTATTGAGAGCCACATTCTTAGTTCCTCCATGTGTCTGTAACCAAAACACAATGTTCATGTTTTTGTTTACAATATTTACTTTTCCTATAGTAAATAGTATGCATAATTTACAAAATGAAGAAAAGCAACTAATGCAATAAAAAACTCATTTAGGTGCACACATGCATGCATTAACGAGTCAAAGAAATGATAGACTAGTATTGCATGGAAGTAGAAAATTGTGGATAACTCACATTTTCAAGGAAACTGGCAACTCCAGTGCTGATGGATGAAGCTTCTGCAAAAGCCTAAGAATGGGAAATTGTGAGATATTTGACACTTTGAATTGAgattttatacaataaattgtGTGTATGTACCTGTAGTAGTAGAAGAATGGCAAGAATAAAGAGTCTGAACTCCATGTTTTGGTGGGTTGATGAAGTGAAGAAGAGGTTAATTTATACATACATTGTTGagttaattttatctttatctctTAAAACACTTTAGAATACAACCAATAGATAAAAGCCAATTCACAGGATGGAGATGATGAGTAGTACTCTATTTTGGAAGCTTCCTTCACTTTTCGTTTTATTGCTTGTGTGATGCTTTAGCTGCATATGGGATCACGAGAATAACTCAGCTAGATTGGTCCCCTCTCTTCTCACCATTATTTTATCTAAATAAGAACAAGTATTCAACTCACCAATGagatataacaaaaaaatttgaattttttactGAGATTTTATCGTCACTGTCATTTCAAAACACattgattttgatcttttaaagtttattaaaaactcttttaatttatcaaaatcTGTGTATTTATGGGTGAACCAATATTACACATTATAGGATCCTACAGCAACAATGGGCAATGTTCATCGCAAGGTGGTAGTAGATCCTGAATTTGGATCCCATATTCAAGTTGTTCTATGGTACTTCTAAAATATGTATATGTTCTTACAATTTGTGTTTTATAGTTCTCACACTTCCATGCTGGTTCATAGTTATAATATTCATCCCTAATCCTTCCACATGCTATCTTAATACAACATTGTTAAGGTATTTCGTGAGTTATATAACACTGCTGAACATTGTTGTTAATATTTGTTATCCTTACATGTTCCAAATTTCATTAAAATGTTGTTCAGGTCTTTTAAAATACGACATTACCTTCAAGTGAAGGACTAATATGTGTTGCACACCCCACAATGAGCCTTAAAGCTATACCATCTTTTAAAATAACATAGTCAACTACATAAGTTAGAGTGACCAACAGTTTATTTTTAACcttaaactaattattttcaaGTGTTATGTTATAAAAtcaacaagaaaatt encodes the following:
- the LOC137830472 gene encoding uncharacterized protein; translated protein: MAFHRAPKPKPKSARSPILLLVAAVTAIALLFLFSSLLSTTSTKPSLLQRRQLHFEKYLYWGNRIDCPGKHCGSCEGLGHQESSLRCALEEAIFLGRTFVMPSMMCINPIHNKKGILHHSTNASSEELWDGSSCAMDSLYDTELMSGTVPVIFDNSKEWYRVLSTTMKLGTRGVEHVEGVSRFKLKENRRYSDLLLINRTASPLSWFMECKDRNNRSSILLPYSFLPSMAAGKLREAAEKIKALLGDYDAIHVRRGDKIKTRKDRFGVARSLHPHLDRDTRPEFIICRIAKWVPPGRTLFIASNERTPEFFSSLSARYRLAYSSNYSHILDPLIENNYQLFMIERLIMMGAKTFIRTFKEDETDLSLTDDPKKNTKLWQIPVYNADQTC
- the LOC137830473 gene encoding cypmaclein-like; the encoded protein is MEFRLFILAILLLLQAFAEASSISTGVASFLENTHGGTKNVALNNKDIQQHKINCKYECSRRCSKALKRKRCKRACKSCCHRCHCVPPGTYGHKDLCPCYARLKTHGNKPKCP